From the Halalkalicoccus sp. CGA53 genome, one window contains:
- a CDS encoding DUF5814 domain-containing protein, with the protein MAITDKIYVKNHRQLASQLETSIPKSAFSGATLDVLFQGEGLEKLDEASRERVLDFATDFLNCDCDSNPYCGCPERKFVSYLLDLRASGLGPEAIVDVMTDDYMVYAYPGDVLSFLDDSVRTLEAVESLAAVDGNGEMERRAATRKRELSR; encoded by the coding sequence GTGGCGATCACCGACAAGATCTACGTCAAGAACCACCGCCAGCTCGCCTCCCAGCTGGAGACCTCGATCCCGAAGAGCGCGTTCTCTGGGGCGACGCTGGACGTACTCTTCCAGGGCGAGGGCCTGGAGAAGCTCGACGAGGCGAGCCGGGAGCGGGTGCTCGACTTCGCGACCGACTTCCTCAACTGCGACTGCGACTCGAACCCCTACTGCGGCTGTCCCGAGCGGAAGTTCGTCTCTTACCTGCTCGACCTGCGTGCGAGCGGGCTCGGCCCCGAGGCGATCGTCGACGTGATGACCGACGACTACATGGTCTACGCGTATCCCGGCGACGTCCTCTCGTTTCTCGACGACTCGGTGCGCACGCTCGAGGCGGTCGAGTCGCTCGCCGCGGTCGACGGGAACGGGGAGATGGAGCGTCGTGCGGCGACGAGAAAGCGCGAACTCTCGCGGTAG
- the serS gene encoding serine--tRNA ligase, which translates to MLDRTTLREETDRVRWALDVKGVDVDLDSLLATDEEWRELKAEGDDLRRKRNEVSRTIGELKQAGEDEEAEEAIERSSELKAEIDRIEERADDLEAELDERMLTLPNVPYEDAPVGEDESDNVEVRRWGFEETRVLPDPVVPHYDLGEELEIIDEARAAKVTGSGFYFLKGDGARLEHALIQFMLSVHREQGYTDVSPPILVNSDSMTGTGQLPKFAEDSYTVEGEDRWLIPTAEVPVTNMYRDDILLREDLPIKHQAYTPNFRREAGEHGTETRGIVRVHQFDKVELVNFVEPGESYGRLEGLVEEAEEVLRRLGLPYRVIEMCTGDMGFSQAKKYDIEVWGPADEMDDGPDVGGRWLEVSSASNFEEFQARRAGLRYRPERHESAEYLHTLNASGTALPRVMVALLEYYQNPDGTVTIPEALRPYMGGQEVLEGHEPVGESAVGAGKRE; encoded by the coding sequence ATGCTCGACAGGACGACCCTCCGCGAGGAGACCGATCGGGTCCGCTGGGCGCTCGACGTGAAGGGTGTCGACGTGGACCTCGATTCGTTACTGGCCACCGACGAGGAGTGGCGCGAACTCAAGGCGGAGGGCGACGACCTCCGTCGAAAGCGTAACGAGGTGAGCCGGACGATCGGGGAGCTGAAGCAGGCCGGGGAGGACGAGGAGGCCGAGGAGGCGATCGAGCGCTCGAGCGAGCTGAAAGCCGAGATCGACCGGATCGAAGAGCGTGCCGACGACCTCGAAGCCGAACTGGACGAGCGGATGCTCACGCTCCCGAACGTCCCCTACGAGGATGCACCCGTGGGCGAGGACGAGTCGGACAACGTCGAGGTGCGCCGCTGGGGGTTCGAGGAGACGCGAGTGCTTCCCGATCCCGTCGTCCCACACTACGACCTCGGCGAGGAGTTAGAGATCATCGACGAGGCCCGCGCGGCGAAGGTCACCGGGAGCGGCTTCTACTTCCTGAAAGGCGACGGCGCGCGCCTCGAACACGCGCTGATCCAGTTCATGCTCTCGGTCCACAGGGAACAGGGCTACACCGACGTCTCGCCGCCGATCCTCGTCAACAGTGACTCGATGACCGGGACGGGTCAGCTCCCGAAGTTCGCCGAGGACTCCTACACGGTCGAGGGCGAGGACCGCTGGCTCATCCCCACCGCGGAAGTCCCGGTCACCAACATGTACAGAGACGACATCCTCCTGCGCGAGGACCTCCCGATCAAACATCAGGCGTACACGCCGAACTTCCGGCGAGAGGCGGGCGAACACGGCACCGAGACGCGGGGAATCGTCCGGGTGCACCAGTTCGACAAAGTCGAACTCGTGAACTTCGTCGAGCCCGGAGAGAGCTACGGCCGGCTGGAGGGACTCGTCGAGGAGGCCGAGGAGGTGCTCCGTCGGCTCGGGTTACCCTACAGGGTGATCGAGATGTGCACCGGCGACATGGGATTCTCGCAGGCGAAGAAGTACGACATCGAGGTCTGGGGGCCCGCCGACGAGATGGACGACGGCCCCGACGTGGGCGGTCGCTGGCTCGAGGTCTCCTCGGCGTCGAATTTCGAGGAGTTCCAGGCCCGACGTGCGGGACTCAGGTACAGACCGGAGCGCCACGAGTCGGCGGAGTACCTCCACACGCTCAACGCCTCGGGGACCGCGCTTCCGAGGGTGATGGTCGCGTTGCTCGAGTACTACCAGAACCCGGATGGAACGGTGACGATCCCCGAGGCGCTCAGACCGTACATGGGTGGGCAGGAGGTCCTAGAGGGCCACGAACCGGTCGGCGAGAGCGCGGTCGGGGCAGGAAAACGGGAGTAG
- a CDS encoding DUF367 family protein: MEVHVRYEGDDDPEKCTARKLARFDLATLHRSDRATPYGIVLNPHAERALSPADRAESDRLVALDCSWESAGEALFSLPGVHRALPFLVAGNPVNYGRPFELTTVEALSAALCILGEREHGEELLSKFRWGHTFLELNEEPLRRYADCADSTEVVAVQGEYLDR, encoded by the coding sequence GTGGAGGTACACGTCCGCTACGAGGGCGATGACGACCCCGAGAAGTGCACGGCCCGAAAGCTCGCACGGTTCGACCTCGCGACGCTCCATCGCTCCGATCGGGCGACGCCGTACGGGATCGTGCTCAACCCGCACGCCGAGCGTGCACTCTCGCCAGCGGACCGGGCGGAGAGCGACCGCCTCGTCGCGCTCGACTGCTCGTGGGAGTCAGCGGGCGAGGCGCTCTTCTCCCTCCCCGGAGTCCACCGCGCGCTCCCGTTCCTCGTCGCCGGGAACCCTGTGAACTACGGCCGGCCGTTCGAACTCACCACGGTCGAGGCACTCTCGGCGGCGCTCTGTATCCTCGGCGAGCGCGAGCACGGCGAGGAGCTGCTCTCGAAGTTCCGGTGGGGCCACACCTTCCTCGAACTGAACGAGGAACCGCTCCGTCGCTACGCTGACTGTGCCGACTCGACCGAGGTCGTCGCTGTCCAGGGCGAGTATCTGGATCGGTAG
- a CDS encoding AMP-dependent synthetase/ligase: MGWQEAEREYTDEVLGEGTLAELFEEAAARHLDRPAQAYKGGVYDRSMTDSVLPAAGDGEFLTLGYRELRSIVRHLAAGFRDLGVESGTRVGIFADTRMEWAQTDLALLAAGGVVTTVYRGSSPRQVRHLLSDPGAEGVVVEDAEALETVLSVEDDLDLEWIAVIDRIEGYEDREDVLTLADVHDRGVETFDEERYEDWLDERDPEDLATLIYTSGTTGQPKGVMLSHGNIRSNVSQARRRFGPRPDKGDLPVIDENTRTVSFLPLAHVFERMAGHFLMFASGACVAYAESPDTLREDFQAIRPTTGTSVPRVYEKIYDAIRAQASESGPKQRIFEWAVEVGRAHHEADSPGASLRAKQALADRLVFATVRDALGGEIEFLISGGGSLSADLCALYHGMGLPILEGYGLTETSPVISVNPPEEPKVGTIGPPVVDCEVRVDDGVVSEEFAELEGEVGELLVRGPNVTEGYWNLPEETEEAFSDGWFRTGDVVQLRPDGYITFLERAKQIMVLSTGKNVAPGPIEDAFADSEVVEQAMVLGDGQKFVSALLVPNVEGLGEWAEREGVDLSGGSTEIARDDRVRERLQEEVDRVNERFEQYEQIKRFRVVGEEFTEENELLTPTMKKKRRKILDRFADDIEVIYESPGSTPAED; this comes from the coding sequence ATGGGTTGGCAGGAGGCGGAACGCGAGTACACCGACGAGGTACTGGGTGAGGGCACCCTCGCCGAGCTGTTCGAGGAGGCGGCGGCGCGTCACCTCGACCGCCCGGCGCAGGCGTACAAGGGCGGGGTCTACGACCGCTCGATGACCGATTCGGTGCTCCCGGCGGCGGGCGACGGGGAGTTCCTCACGCTCGGCTACCGGGAGCTACGTTCGATCGTGAGACACCTCGCGGCGGGCTTTCGCGACCTCGGTGTCGAGTCGGGTACGCGAGTCGGGATCTTCGCCGACACCCGCATGGAGTGGGCGCAGACCGACCTCGCGCTGCTCGCCGCGGGCGGGGTGGTTACGACCGTCTACCGGGGCTCCTCACCCCGACAGGTTCGCCACCTCCTCTCCGATCCGGGGGCGGAGGGCGTCGTCGTCGAGGACGCCGAGGCGCTCGAGACGGTGCTCTCGGTCGAAGACGACCTCGACCTGGAGTGGATCGCCGTCATCGACCGGATCGAGGGCTACGAGGACAGAGAGGACGTCCTCACGCTCGCGGACGTCCACGACCGCGGCGTCGAGACGTTCGACGAGGAACGGTATGAGGACTGGCTCGACGAGCGCGACCCCGAGGACCTCGCGACGCTCATCTACACCTCCGGGACGACCGGACAGCCCAAAGGTGTGATGCTCAGCCACGGGAACATCCGGTCGAACGTCTCGCAGGCGAGGAGGCGCTTCGGACCCCGACCCGACAAGGGCGACCTCCCGGTGATCGACGAGAACACCCGCACCGTCTCCTTCCTCCCGCTCGCACACGTCTTCGAGCGGATGGCCGGCCACTTCCTCATGTTCGCGAGCGGGGCGTGTGTCGCCTACGCCGAGAGCCCCGACACGCTCAGAGAGGACTTCCAGGCGATCCGGCCGACGACGGGGACGAGCGTCCCGCGGGTCTACGAGAAGATCTACGACGCGATCCGTGCACAGGCGAGCGAGAGCGGGCCGAAACAGCGGATCTTCGAGTGGGCGGTCGAGGTCGGCCGGGCGCACCACGAGGCCGACTCGCCGGGCGCGAGCCTCCGCGCGAAACAGGCGCTCGCGGACCGACTCGTCTTCGCCACGGTCCGCGATGCGCTGGGCGGGGAGATCGAGTTCCTCATCAGCGGCGGCGGCAGCCTCTCGGCGGACCTCTGTGCGCTCTACCACGGCATGGGGCTGCCGATCCTGGAGGGCTACGGCCTGACCGAGACTTCGCCGGTGATCTCGGTGAACCCGCCGGAGGAGCCGAAAGTCGGTACGATCGGCCCGCCCGTCGTCGACTGCGAGGTGCGCGTCGACGATGGCGTGGTCAGCGAGGAGTTCGCCGAGCTGGAGGGAGAGGTCGGCGAGTTACTCGTCCGCGGGCCGAACGTGACGGAGGGCTACTGGAACCTCCCGGAGGAGACGGAGGAGGCGTTCTCGGACGGGTGGTTCCGCACGGGCGATGTCGTCCAGCTACGGCCCGACGGCTACATCACGTTCCTCGAACGGGCGAAACAGATCATGGTACTCTCGACGGGCAAGAACGTCGCACCGGGGCCGATCGAGGACGCCTTCGCCGACAGTGAGGTAGTCGAACAGGCGATGGTGCTCGGCGACGGCCAGAAGTTCGTCTCAGCACTGCTCGTCCCGAACGTCGAGGGACTGGGCGAGTGGGCCGAACGCGAGGGGGTCGACCTGTCCGGGGGATCGACGGAGATCGCCCGCGACGACCGGGTGAGAGAGCGACTCCAGGAGGAGGTCGACCGGGTGAACGAGCGCTTCGAACAGTACGAGCAGATCAAGCGGTTCCGCGTCGTCGGCGAGGAGTTCACCGAGGAGAACGAGCTGCTGACGCCGACGATGAAGAAGAAACGCCGGAAGATCCTCGACCGGTTCGCCGACGACATCGAGGTCATCTACGAGTCCCCGGGTTCGACCCCGGCGGAGGACTGA
- the fer gene encoding ferredoxin Fer — MRSPFEVLQVAPEADEEEINRAYRERVKETHPDQGGSIEEFLLVTAAYEELQSGTSGEWSEGWRAENGTRPERSAKHVEYIDYEVLDDHGWEVDDEALFERAADADLDPADYGELSVEPNETLLEAAERHGFTWPYSCRGGACANCAIYLREGEMEMPVDHILTDGIMERGFRLSCQARPAIDGMQVVYNVKNRPELDDLLLPPGPFERARFDD; from the coding sequence ATGCGGTCCCCGTTCGAGGTCCTGCAGGTAGCGCCGGAGGCGGACGAGGAGGAGATCAACCGTGCCTATCGCGAGCGGGTGAAGGAGACCCACCCGGACCAGGGCGGGTCGATCGAGGAGTTCCTGCTCGTCACCGCCGCCTACGAGGAGCTCCAGTCGGGAACGAGCGGGGAGTGGAGCGAGGGCTGGCGGGCCGAGAACGGCACCCGCCCGGAGCGCTCGGCGAAGCACGTCGAGTACATCGACTACGAGGTCCTCGACGACCACGGGTGGGAGGTCGACGACGAGGCACTGTTCGAGAGGGCGGCCGACGCGGACCTCGATCCGGCCGACTACGGCGAGCTCTCCGTCGAACCGAACGAGACGTTGCTCGAGGCGGCCGAGCGTCACGGCTTCACCTGGCCCTACTCCTGTCGTGGCGGGGCGTGTGCGAACTGTGCGATCTACCTCCGCGAGGGCGAGATGGAGATGCCCGTCGACCACATCCTCACCGACGGGATCATGGAGCGCGGCTTCCGGCTGTCGTGTCAGGCCCGGCCGGCGATCGACGGGATGCAGGTCGTCTACAACGTGAAGAACCGCCCCGAGCTCGACGACCTGCTGCTCCCGCCCGGTCCGTTCGAGCGCGCGCGATTCGACGACTGA
- a CDS encoding nuclear transport factor 2 family protein — protein sequence MTDREPLVRAYYRALDDHRYDELRELLSPEFGQQRPDRCFESRGAFVRFMREERPLTDTTHEVIGCYTGEPGIAIRGRLLDSEGEELFEFVDVFSISDGLIDGLVTYTD from the coding sequence ATGACCGATCGGGAGCCCCTCGTCCGGGCGTACTACCGGGCGCTCGACGACCACCGCTACGACGAGCTACGGGAGCTCCTCTCCCCGGAGTTCGGCCAACAGCGCCCGGACCGGTGTTTCGAGAGCCGCGGAGCGTTCGTCCGGTTCATGCGCGAAGAGCGCCCGCTCACCGACACGACCCACGAGGTCATCGGCTGCTACACGGGCGAACCGGGTATCGCGATCCGGGGGCGGCTGCTCGATTCCGAGGGAGAGGAGCTGTTCGAGTTCGTCGACGTCTTCTCGATATCCGATGGACTGATCGACGGACTGGTGACTTACACCGACTGA
- a CDS encoding MFS transporter — translation MENRTRWTLAVLVFVAVDAMSLQIRGALLPSIAEAFSVSEGALGLVAPAGTVGFLVAVLAVGMVAGRVPIRRALVGGVACAALFLGAMAVAPSYWPFLLLLFVHGAALGVFRGLDRVLLSHLYPDRRGSVFNLHSLAWALGAVSGPALVALVLPRADWQVVFALVALGFLPVLVLLRGLSVPESVRNERPLSLSAVPDLLRKRSILGMSLALLCVGGIEGTVFTWLPYYASTSLPPATAALALSAYLLAYIPGRIAYTTLADRVAYRPLLLVISTLAVPASYLAFVVAEGGTLLLSVFVLGLFVSGLFPTLSAVGVDAVPEYSGPASAVSTAATYVGIAVVPPIVGLVAERESIAVAMGVPVVLLGLVTLVVAWLWLAGPE, via the coding sequence ATGGAGAACCGGACGCGCTGGACGCTCGCCGTCCTCGTCTTCGTCGCCGTCGACGCGATGAGCCTGCAGATCCGCGGCGCGCTCCTCCCGAGCATCGCCGAGGCGTTTTCGGTCTCCGAGGGCGCGCTCGGACTCGTCGCGCCCGCCGGAACGGTCGGCTTCCTGGTCGCCGTCCTCGCCGTGGGGATGGTCGCCGGACGGGTCCCGATCAGGCGCGCGCTCGTCGGCGGCGTCGCCTGCGCCGCGCTGTTCCTGGGAGCGATGGCCGTCGCACCCTCCTACTGGCCGTTCCTCCTCCTCCTGTTCGTCCACGGCGCGGCACTCGGGGTGTTCCGGGGGCTCGACCGGGTGCTCCTCAGCCACCTGTATCCGGATCGCCGGGGGAGCGTCTTCAACCTCCACTCGCTCGCGTGGGCGCTCGGTGCGGTTTCCGGCCCGGCGCTGGTGGCGCTGGTGCTCCCCCGTGCCGACTGGCAGGTCGTCTTCGCGCTCGTCGCACTCGGTTTCCTCCCGGTGTTGGTCCTCCTGCGCGGGCTCTCGGTGCCCGAGAGCGTTCGCAACGAGCGACCGCTCTCGCTCTCCGCTGTACCCGACCTGCTCCGGAAGCGATCGATCCTCGGGATGAGCCTCGCCCTGCTCTGTGTCGGCGGGATCGAAGGGACGGTCTTCACCTGGCTTCCCTACTACGCCAGTACCTCGCTCCCACCGGCCACCGCCGCGCTCGCGCTCTCGGCGTATCTGCTCGCCTACATCCCGGGCCGTATCGCCTACACGACGCTCGCGGATCGGGTCGCCTACCGTCCGCTCTTGCTGGTGATCTCGACGCTCGCTGTCCCCGCGAGCTACCTCGCGTTCGTCGTCGCCGAGGGGGGTACCCTGCTCCTCTCGGTGTTCGTCCTCGGGCTGTTCGTCTCCGGGCTCTTTCCGACGCTCTCGGCCGTCGGCGTCGACGCCGTCCCCGAGTACAGCGGCCCCGCGAGCGCCGTCTCGACCGCGGCGACCTACGTCGGCATCGCGGTCGTCCCGCCGATTGTGGGACTGGTCGCCGAACGCGAGTCGATCGCGGTCGCGATGGGGGTCCCGGTCGTCCTCCTGGGACTGGTCACGCTCGTCGTCGCCTGGCTCTGGCTCGCAGGCCCCGAGTAA
- a CDS encoding diadenylate cyclase encodes MTHSDGLSIEYERHGGVRELIDAVQYCLEGLSLDFGAHDDPHVKGPGAYLAVVSGRRIANHAARYRWPVEESTVPLSDLDTFYTTLSEVALTRDGAVVLSVDGVVQERMVRFRDRPEPGTEYADWMGSRHMSALDTSRRDSVVATLTLSQETGRVTLFRDGGFESVERERIAARWRSEDDQSV; translated from the coding sequence ATGACCCACTCGGACGGCCTCTCGATCGAGTACGAGCGACACGGGGGTGTCAGGGAGCTGATCGACGCCGTCCAGTACTGTCTCGAGGGGCTGAGCCTCGACTTCGGCGCCCACGACGATCCGCACGTGAAGGGACCCGGCGCCTACCTGGCGGTCGTCTCCGGGCGACGGATCGCGAATCACGCCGCCCGATACCGCTGGCCGGTCGAGGAGTCAACGGTGCCGCTCTCCGACCTCGATACGTTCTACACCACCCTCTCCGAGGTCGCACTGACCCGGGACGGTGCGGTCGTGTTGAGCGTCGACGGCGTCGTTCAGGAGCGGATGGTCAGGTTCCGCGATCGACCGGAACCCGGTACCGAGTACGCCGACTGGATGGGCTCGCGGCACATGAGCGCGCTCGACACCTCCCGACGGGACTCCGTCGTCGCGACGCTCACGCTCAGCCAGGAGACGGGCCGGGTGACGCTCTTTCGCGACGGTGGATTCGAGTCCGTCGAACGCGAGCGGATCGCCGCCCGCTGGCGCTCCGAGGACGATCAGTCGGTGTAA
- a CDS encoding CopG family transcriptional regulator yields MGNKNKTISFRVNEDAFETLREIAEERDISLSAVFRNYVDLLVAHDGQVRVVPEHELATESDTESFPPKVEVPKSFLREHERLELETEHLREQLDEHKRYITHLRSRMEDEDDEDVVHLEDVDRENGKTEDTFQLG; encoded by the coding sequence ATGGGCAACAAGAACAAGACGATCTCGTTCCGCGTCAACGAGGACGCCTTCGAGACGCTGCGCGAGATCGCCGAAGAGCGCGACATCTCGCTGTCGGCGGTCTTCCGGAACTACGTCGACCTGCTCGTTGCCCACGACGGTCAGGTCCGGGTGGTCCCGGAGCACGAACTCGCGACCGAGAGCGACACCGAGTCGTTCCCGCCGAAGGTCGAGGTACCTAAGAGCTTCCTCAGAGAACACGAGCGCCTCGAACTCGAGACCGAACACCTGCGCGAGCAGCTCGACGAACACAAACGCTACATCACCCACCTCCGGAGCCGGATGGAGGACGAGGACGACGAGGACGTCGTTCACTTGGAGGACGTCGACCGGGAGAACGGAAAGACCGAGGACACGTTCCAGCTCGGCTGA
- a CDS encoding MBL fold metallo-hydrolase, with amino-acid sequence MAAGDLFPVAGHDAYHYVETGMYDVLEYGSVYLIDAERPAIVDTGIGTNVEYILDALDELDIALSDVGVIAPTHVHLDHAGGAGFLAEACPNAEVYVHEIGASHLVDPSRLVEGTKRAVQDEWQFYVEPEPVPEERITPISDGDAIDLGDRALEVHHAPGHAPHQVIYFDPDARAVFSGDAAGIWIPELGRVHETSPPPNFDLEGCLADVETIEALSPETICFGHFGPVETDSVLAKYAEVLTDWVDRVERKRTELGDDEAVIEHFVSENDVEEAWGERKARAETAMNVRGVLVYLDGRTQ; translated from the coding sequence ATGGCCGCAGGCGACCTCTTTCCCGTCGCGGGACACGACGCGTACCACTACGTCGAGACCGGGATGTACGACGTTCTCGAATATGGCTCGGTCTACCTCATAGACGCCGAGCGCCCCGCGATCGTCGACACCGGCATCGGGACGAACGTCGAGTACATCCTCGACGCGCTCGACGAACTCGACATCGCCCTCTCCGACGTCGGCGTGATCGCCCCGACGCACGTCCACCTCGATCACGCCGGCGGCGCGGGCTTCCTCGCAGAGGCCTGCCCGAACGCCGAGGTCTACGTCCACGAGATCGGTGCCTCGCACCTCGTCGACCCCTCGCGGCTCGTCGAGGGGACCAAACGAGCCGTTCAGGACGAGTGGCAGTTCTACGTCGAACCGGAGCCGGTACCGGAAGAGCGGATCACCCCGATCTCCGACGGCGACGCGATCGACCTGGGCGACCGCGCGCTCGAGGTACACCACGCACCCGGCCACGCCCCCCACCAGGTGATCTACTTCGACCCGGACGCGCGGGCGGTGTTCTCGGGCGACGCCGCCGGCATCTGGATCCCCGAACTCGGTCGCGTTCACGAGACCTCTCCCCCGCCGAACTTCGACCTAGAGGGCTGTCTCGCGGACGTCGAGACGATCGAGGCGCTCTCACCCGAGACGATCTGTTTCGGGCACTTCGGCCCCGTGGAGACCGACAGCGTGCTGGCCAAGTACGCCGAAGTGCTCACCGACTGGGTCGACCGTGTCGAGCGCAAGCGGACGGAACTCGGGGACGACGAGGCGGTGATCGAGCACTTCGTCTCGGAGAACGACGTCGAGGAGGCCTGGGGCGAGCGAAAGGCACGTGCCGAGACGGCGATGAACGTCCGGGGCGTGCTCGTCTACCTCGACGGCCGGACCCAGTGA
- a CDS encoding diacylglycerol/lipid kinase family protein, with amino-acid sequence MEGRRETDVRAPGEHDRVVVLNPVSGSANHGERVYDLARQFGYEVRETSPERSGFDVATDAIQAGASAVVAAGGDGTLNEVVAALYEADALADVEFGVIPAGTGNNFAKNVGIEGIEEAFTVLDRGERRTIDLGIANGRPFLNSCVCGLTADASAKTTSEEKRRLGVLAYVIETLRGTAGFTPVDLHIDAADGAESWAGPAYVVLVGNARGFPSLGGAQADVEDGLLDVTVVEAIPPSEAVANLLSRPSVALDRLQTSRMKTSRLTVEVTDQEAITFSLDGEVVSETRVGIEVVPRALTLPVGEGYDPDPETRS; translated from the coding sequence ATGGAGGGGCGTCGAGAGACCGACGTGCGAGCGCCGGGCGAGCACGACCGCGTCGTCGTGCTCAACCCGGTGAGCGGGTCGGCGAATCACGGAGAGCGAGTGTACGACCTCGCTCGGCAGTTCGGGTACGAGGTCCGCGAGACGTCGCCGGAGCGGTCGGGGTTCGACGTCGCGACGGACGCGATCCAGGCGGGTGCGAGCGCGGTCGTCGCCGCGGGCGGTGACGGCACGCTCAACGAGGTCGTCGCCGCGCTCTACGAAGCCGACGCGCTCGCCGACGTGGAGTTCGGCGTGATCCCCGCCGGCACCGGGAACAACTTCGCGAAGAACGTCGGGATCGAGGGGATCGAGGAGGCGTTCACCGTGCTCGACCGCGGCGAGCGGCGGACGATCGACCTGGGGATCGCGAACGGTCGCCCCTTTCTCAACTCGTGTGTCTGTGGGCTCACCGCGGACGCCAGCGCGAAGACGACCTCCGAGGAGAAACGACGCCTCGGCGTCCTCGCGTACGTCATAGAGACCCTCCGCGGGACGGCGGGGTTCACCCCAGTCGACCTGCATATCGACGCCGCGGACGGGGCCGAGTCGTGGGCCGGCCCCGCGTACGTCGTCCTCGTCGGCAACGCCCGTGGGTTTCCGTCGCTCGGTGGCGCGCAGGCCGACGTGGAGGACGGCCTCCTCGACGTCACGGTGGTGGAGGCGATCCCCCCGAGCGAGGCGGTCGCGAACCTGCTCTCGCGCCCGTCGGTCGCGCTCGATCGGCTCCAGACCAGCCGGATGAAGACCTCGCGGCTCACGGTGGAGGTCACGGATCAGGAGGCGATCACGTTCAGCCTCGACGGGGAGGTGGTCTCCGAGACGCGGGTCGGGATAGAAGTGGTTCCGCGAGCGCTCACCCTCCCGGTCGGGGAGGGCTACGATCCCGATCCGGAGACCAGATCGTAA
- a CDS encoding DUF7344 domain-containing protein, translated as MSEIRIRTTGPDEEFPPIFDLLSDRRRLRLLAHLSCQSGRPVDFDALVDVVAAAEPSADRESLAISIAHVHLPKLEAAGLIEYDSALGEVHWLGSPVEIEFDLDPR; from the coding sequence ATGTCAGAGATACGAATTCGGACGACGGGCCCGGACGAGGAGTTCCCGCCGATCTTCGACCTGCTGAGCGACCGGCGTCGACTCCGCCTGCTCGCACACCTCTCGTGTCAGTCGGGGCGGCCGGTCGACTTCGATGCGCTCGTCGACGTCGTCGCCGCGGCCGAGCCGTCCGCCGACCGCGAGAGCCTCGCCATCTCGATCGCGCACGTCCACCTCCCGAAACTGGAGGCGGCGGGGCTGATCGAGTACGACAGCGCGCTCGGCGAGGTCCACTGGCTCGGCTCGCCGGTCGAGATCGAGTTCGATCTCGATCCTCGCTGA